ATTGGCAATTTGGTATCTTTGAGATCTGTGGCCATATTGGATGCTATGCTTCATAGGGGAAATTTGTTTGTACACATGATGTGTAAGGTTGAACCCTTTTTCTGGGTTTTGTAGCAATTTGTTATTCtactaaaagaaattcatatttgttattttacaaTCATATAAGAAGACTGTTTTATGATGCCCAAAAATTGTcaatgattttcttcttctttgtttattaatatttgttcaatttagatGTAAGTTTATGtgtcatattaaataaaataaaaaaattgaataatatataaagaataaaatttataaattgattttcgTATGTTTGTTTTAAGTTGAAGATAATACTAATTCTTTTCTTATTGATTTTTTGagtgatatattttttggaCCACAAAGTTGAAACAATTATCTAattcaattatgttttttacaGCAATTATCTTAACAGTAGCTGAAACAATTATCAAGGAAAATTAATGAGAAACCAGAGTCATGGACAAGAGTTGGATGTGTCAACCAAGATCTTCTGGCAAGTATTTAGATTGTTTAAACAAGTTTCTCGACTTTGCATTTAGTAATGCAGCATAAGGTGATCAATTTTATGTCCGTGCAAGAATTGTAATAATTGTTGTTGGAGTAACCGAGCAGAAGTGTATGAACACTTAATTTGTGATGGATTGATAAAATGGATTTTCATGGGGAAGGTGGATCTTCAAAAGTGGATAAAGGAAAGGCTAATATGCATGATAATTTGGATGAACTTTAGAGGACTTTCATGATGCCGAGTGGTGATTTTGATGACATATTGGATGAAACGAAGAGTTGATGTAGAAATGGAGAGGATTTACAATTTAGTACGTGATGCTCGTCAAGAAGTATACCCGGTTGtaaaaaattctcaaaactATCAATCATTGTTCGTTTACTCCATATTAAGAACCTTTATGGGTGGAGCGATGTATCATTTAGTGCGTTACTACTATTGCTCAAAGAATTGCTTCCTGAAAACTCTTCTTTGCCAGTAACATTCCAAGATTGCAAATACATAATCAAGAGTTAGGTTGTAGTTATGAAAAATCCATGCTTGTCCTAATTATTGTATCCTATTTTGGAAAGAGCATGAGAATGAAGATACATGCCCCAAGTGTATTGCTTCTAGATATAAAGAGAGAGGTGTCTAAATCTTAAGAAGAAAGTTTTCTTGCAAGGTAGTTTCTCCCCCGTTCCAGCCAAAGTGTGAGGTATTTTTCCTCTTAAACCGAGGATCAAGAAGTTATATAGTCATCAAAAACTGTTGATTCAATGAAATGGCATGAGAAGGGCCGTACTAATGATGGAAAATTAAGGCATCCTGCAGATTCATTTGCTTGGAAACTTTTGATTCACTACATCCTGATTTGCATTGGATCCACGAAATGTGAGGCTTGGGTTAGCAAGTGATGGATTTAATCCATATAAGACAATGAGTAGCAAATAGTATTTGGCCGGTTGTTCTGATGTTATCTATGGGCCTGCATGAAGCAACCTTATTTGATGTTATCTTTACTTATTTCAGGTCCTTCTTCCCCTAAAAGTAGCATAGATGTCTATTAAAACCTCTAGTGATGAGCTAAAGGAGTTATGGGAGAAAGGATTTGAACCTATATGCCTCTAGTAAGCAATTTTAATGTTCGAGCTGCATTACTTTGGACTGTGAGTGATTTCCCTGCCTATGCTATGCTATCAGGTTGGCGTACTAGTGGAAAGTTGGCGTGCCTTGTGTAACTATGATACATGGTCCAAGTACTTGccaaaaagtaaaaagatgTGTTACATGGGTCATCGTAGATTTTTGGACTCCAATCACAAATGGCGGAAAAATAAGAAGGGTTTTGATGGCTATGAGAATTTAGAGTTGCTCCAGTTCCATTATAGGTTCTACTATATTGGAAAAAATTGGCGAAAGAGAGAATTTATTTGGAAATCCTCaaagaggaaaagaaataaTGTTGATCCATGGAccaaaaaaagtatattatttaGTTGCCATATGGGATACTAATTTGCACCGTCACAACCTCGATGTAATGCACATCGAAAAGAACATTTGTGAAAATGTAATTGGAACACTATTGAATGTAGATAGGAGATCAAAGGATTATATCAAAGCTCGCCTTGACTTGGTAAAGATGGGTATAAGGCAGGACATTCACCCAATAGAAATAgaaccaaataaataattgttaccACCTGCACGATTTACTCTTTCATCAAAAGAAAAGGATATCTTTTGTGGCATCTTGAAAGGAGTAAAGCTTCTAGAAATTATGGGTCTAATATTTCTAATTGTGTTCAACTTGAGCAGCAAAAACTTCTTGGACTTAAAAGTCATGATTTTCATATTCTGATGCAAGACTTACTTAAAATAGCAGTACGAAGAGATTTACCAAAAGAAGTCGCAAgagttttaattaagttaagcTCATTCTTCAAGATTTTATGCTCCAAAGTTATCaatgttgaattatttgaatgtttgGATGTTGAAATTGCATTGATTCTTTGCGAATTGGAAAGAATTTTCCCTCcatctttttttgttataatggTTCATCTATCAATACATTTAGCATACGAAGCTAGAATTACAGGACCCGTGCATTACCGTTGGATGTATCCAATTGAGAGGTAATTTGATTTATAGTTTTGTGGTTTTGTAGgtttcttcttatatttgtaCTTAAGTTTTATACTTTTATGCTTATAGGTTTCTTCTTAAGTTAAAGAACTGTGTGCATAATAGACGTTATCCAGAGGGTTCTATTGCAGAAGGCTATATAGCAGATGAATGTTTGACATTTTGTTCAAGGTACTTAGATGACGATATccaaacaaaattcaataaaccAACAAGGAGTTTAGATGGTCCTGTAGGAGATGGAGTCATGACAAGTTTGGATCCTCTTACATGGGAGCAAGCTCATCGATATGTGTTATTCAATTCGGAAGCTATCAAACCATTTCTCAAGTAAGAAGATATGCATACTCGAGAATACATATTATTACTACACTTTATTATAGTTTACTTAACATATATagcatattcaattttttatgtaGGCAACATGAAGAATTTGTTTTCAGTCACAATCGTCAAGGTTCAACAAGAAAATGGAATAAGGCTAAAGATCAATGTCTTACTTTTCATGAATGGTTTGAAGATCGAGTAAGGAATTTAGATGTTAGTGAAGATGTTAAATGGTTGTCTAAAGGGCCAAATACAGTTGCGAGAAGATTTTCTGCATATGCAATAAATGGCTACAAGTTTGTCATTGAAAGTCgtgaaagaaaaacacaaaattcagGGGTTATGGTTGTTTCATCTACAGTCAAGTTTAGAAACAAGAAAGATGAAAATCCGTTGGTAGAAAATGTTACCTACTATGGAGTTTTGAAAGACATAATTGAATTGGATTACTACGAACATTTCAAGTTTGTATTGTTCAAATGTCATTGGTTTCAAATTAAACAAGATGGTTTTGGATTGGTA
This portion of the Vigna unguiculata cultivar IT97K-499-35 unplaced genomic scaffold, ASM411807v1 contig_536, whole genome shotgun sequence genome encodes:
- the LOC114172387 gene encoding uncharacterized protein LOC114172387 is translated as MVHLSIHLAYEARITGPVHYRWMYPIERFLLKLKNCVHNRRYPEGSIAEGYIADECLTFCSRYLDDDIQTKFNKPTRSLDGPVGDGVMTSLDPLTWEQAHRYVLFNSEAIKPFLKQHEEFVFSHNRQGSTRKWNKAKDQCLTFHEWFEDRVRNLDVSEDVKWLSKGPNTVARRFSAYAINGYKFVIESRERKTQNSGVMVVSSTVKFRNKKDENPLVENVTYYGVLKDIIELDYYEHFNGTIRARGKVSWAASSMEDTLNDQEVQTYIKKRKASWPSGSMTEILMYLLFRRILVEA